The proteins below are encoded in one region of Mya arenaria isolate MELC-2E11 chromosome 15, ASM2691426v1:
- the LOC128220033 gene encoding uncharacterized protein LOC128220033, with translation MASGNNTNELAQSLQNTSLPAKPENESKDTAYKRTENVANTITVEKQVVSRNLLLDNKVENKDEAFGGAKPKRGNWNSDRQKTNSSRRRGKQTFWYERQYSISGNKDREASKAEQNKDTRQKPTYSESTSFAYENSERRNSASEDKGNFLDKRIPIKADVTKLEGTTKNILHRTQLLNERIEESLYESGVRVVIKEGDEVDDLLMTDKYRACNIKENESAAKSLTKEEVHNVLSQYGPVEQICHTTGKKGIFWGKVTFTNESDAKAAVTCIREEADRLFTLVPITFSAYRPIRQQEITMKLSWTRRQGKGICYVCCNRTEDVSLLLRSKITVLDEVVTTRLSKHRQGAKPSDICIKELTLTVSEEAIKKGLANALGDEDTTDRFSVFIPREKCTLRTNEFELVQKELTGLLSKLSKPGAFQLYVREYKEQTVTSFALATFNDPEMCKDVAHKINDGYGYISGCKVRAEVEYKASVHVKRFLFDLLKEDINEKVEMYRTLCRSTTVEIRLLKSGNYSLDIKSTSLQNLAKEKVSLDKLVQGEELNGDAIHNIQALFIADNRATKMRIERSTGAIILIDKRRTQITVQGSTTAKDRAVELIRREVRRIESQCLDG, from the coding sequence ATGGCAAGCGGGAACAACACTAATGAGTTGGCTCAATCTCTTCAAAATACTTCACTGCCTGCAAAACCTGAAAATGAATCAAAAGATACAGCTTATAAAAGAACCGAAAATGTTGCGAACACTATTACAGTTGAAAAACAGGTTGTTTCCAGAAACTTGCTGTTAGATAATAAAGTTGAAAACAAAGATGAGGCATTCGGAGGTGCAAAGCCAAAACGAGGCAACTGGAACAGCGATCGACAGAAAACAAACAGCAGTCGTAGACggggaaaacaaacattttggtATGAACGGCAGTATTCAATATCTGGAAACAAAGATCGCGAGGCTAGTAAAGCAGAACAAAACAAAGACACTCGACAAAAACCAACATACAGTGAAAGTACGAGTTTCGCCTACGAAAACTCTGAGCGACGAAATTCAGCATCTGAAGATAAAGGCAACTTCTTAGACAAGCGGATACCAATCAAGGCCGACGTGACGAAATTGGAGGGCACAACCAAAAATATACTACACAGAACACAGCTTTTGAACGAACGAATAGAAGAGTCCTTGTACGAATCAGGTGTAAGGGTGGTTATAAAAGAAGGTGATGAAGTTGACGATTTATTGATGACTGATAAATACCGAGCCTGTAACATCAAGGAGAACGAGTCTGCTGCAAAATCCTTAACGAAAGAAGAGGTTCATAACGTTTTGTCTCAGTACGGACCAGTGGAGCAGATATGTCATACTACAGGAAAAAAGGGCATATTTTGGGGAAAAGTAACATTCACAAATGAAAGTGATGCTAAAGCAGCTGTAACTTGCATTAGGGAAGAGGCTGATAGATTGTTTACTCTCGTTCCAATTACCTTTTCTGCATATAGACCAATCCGACAACAAGAAATAACAATGAAGCTTAGCTGGACACGTCGTCAAGGAAAAGGAATATGTTACGTGTGTTGTAACAGAACGGAAGACGTTTCGCTCTTACTGAGGTCGAAGATAACGGTATTGGACGAGGTTGTTACTACCCGACTGTCCAAACACCGCCAAGGTGCAAAACCGTCAGATATCTGCATAAAGGAGCTAACTTTGACTGTTTCCGAGGAAGCAATTAAAAAAGGTCTCGCAAATGCACTTGGTGATGAGGATACTACAGATCGTTTCAGCGTTTTTATCCCGCGAGAAAAGTGTACTCTTCGAACAAATGAGTTTGAATTGGTACAAAAAGAGTTGACAGGACTGTTGTCAAAGTTGTCCAAACCGGGTGCCTTTCAACTGTATGTACGAGAGTACAAAGAACAAACAGTAACCTCCTTCGCACTTGCCACGTTCAATGACCCAGAAATGTGTAAAGATGTTGCTCACAAGATAAATGATGGATATGGTTATATCAGTGGCTGCAAAGTACGCGCGGAAGTTGAATACAAGGCATCTGTGCATGTAAAGCGTTTCTTGTTTGATCTTTTAAAAGAAGACATTAATGAAAAAGTGGAAATGTATCGAACACTTTGTCGGTCCACAACGGTCGAAATAAGGCTCCTCAAATCTGGCAACTATTCGTTGGATATAAAGTCCACTTCTTTACAAAACCTTGCAAAGGAAAAAGTTTCACTAGACAAACTTGTTCAAGGCGAAGAGTTGAATGGAGATGCTATTCACAACATTCAAGCGTTATTTATTGCTGACAATCGTGCAACGAAAATGAGAATCGAGAGGTCCACTGGTGCGATCATACTTATAGATAAAAGGCGCACGCAGATTACTGTCCAAGGAAGTACAACTGCAAAAGATAGAGCGGTAGAACTCATAAGAAGAGAAGTTAGAAGGATAGAGAGTCAGTGCTTAGATGGATAA